In Vigna unguiculata cultivar IT97K-499-35 chromosome 3, ASM411807v1, whole genome shotgun sequence, a single genomic region encodes these proteins:
- the LOC114175166 gene encoding protein SRC2-like encodes MEHRTLELNLGSAKDIKDVNLFSKMDVYAVVSLSGVKKIKTPVDRNGGTNPTWKVTEKFTIDESLARQNGLTLEIKLRCERSLSADKEIGQVVVPIRELLDQPGDGKSFQHVSYQVRKPSGKPKGAFSFSYRFSEKFTAPGIAPAPSAPVAPKTEPVTAYPAPAVGSTSASYPGVYPPPPQPQYAGGYGYPPPPQAAYGYAPQAAYGYAAQPGYGYPPAPAPAQRPGKNKFGMGLGAGLLGGALGGLLIGDMISDVGSYDAGYDAGFGDAGGFDF; translated from the coding sequence ATGGAACACAGAACGCTGGAACTCAACCTCGGATCGGCGAAGGATATCAAAGACGTGAATCTCTTTTCCAAGATGGACGTGTACGCCGTCGTTTCGCTCTCAGGCGTCAAAAAGATCAAGACTCCCGTCGACAGAAACGGCGGCACCAACCCCACGTGGAAAGTTACCGAGAAGTTCACCATCGACGAATCGCTCGCGCGTCAGAACGGCTTGACCCTCGAAATCAAGCTCCGCTGCGAGCGCAGCCTCTCCGCCGACAAAGAAATCGGCCAGGTCGTCGTCCCCATAAGGGAGCTCCTCGACCAACCCGGCGACGGAAAATCCTTCCAGCATGTCAGTTACCAGGTCAGAAAACCCTCCGGCAAACCCAAAGGAGCGTTTAGTTTTTCTTACAGATTTAGCGAAAAATTCACAGCGCCCGGGATAGCGCCAGCGCCGTCCGCGCCTGTTGCTCCCAAGACGGAGCCGGTGACGGCTTATCCTGCTCCCGCGGTGGGGTCCACTTCTGCCTCGTATCCCGGCGTGTATCCTCCTCCACCGCAGCCACAATATGCGGGCGGATACGGGTACCCTCCGCCGCCGCAAGCGGCGTACGGGTACGCTCCACAAGCGGCTTACGGGTACGCGGCACAACCCGGGTACGGTTACCCTCCTGCTCCTGCTCCTGCTCAGAGACCCGGGAAGAACAAATTTGGGATGGGATTGGGAGCGGGTTTGCTTGGTGGAGCATTGGGTGGGCTTCTGATCGGAGACATGATATCTGATGTAGGTTCTTACGATGCTGGCTATGACGCTGGTTTTGGAGATGCTGGTGGATttgatttttaa
- the LOC114178812 gene encoding mitochondrial thiamine diphosphate carrier 2-like, with amino-acid sequence MEEPSKLRRALIDSSAGAISGGISRTVTSPLDVIKIRFQVQLEPTSSWALLRKDLAAAASAPSKYTGMFQATKDILREEGVKGFWRGNVPALLMVMPYTAIQFTVLHKLKTFVSGSSKTENHIHLSPYLSYVSGALAGCAATVGSYPFDLLRTILASQGEPKVYPTMRSAFIDIVRTRGFQGLYSGLSPTLVEIIPYAGLQFGTYDTFKRWAMAWNHRVSNTAVEDNISSFQLFLCGLAAGTCAKLVCHPLDVVKKRFQIEGLQRHPRYGARVEHRAYRNMFDAMQRILRLEGWAGLYKGIIPSTIKAAPAGAVTFVAYELTSDWLESVFS; translated from the exons ATGGAGGAACCGAGTAAACTGAGGCGTGCCCTGATTGATTCCTCGGCCGGAGCAATTTCCGGAGGAATATCACGGACTGTTACATCGCCCCTCGATGTTATTAAGATTAGATTCCAG GTTCAACTGGAACCCACATCTTCATGGGCTTTACTACGTAAGGATTTGGCTGCAGCTGCGTCTGCACCATCAAAATATACTGGCATGTTTCAAGCAACCAAAGATATTCTAAGAGAAGAAGGCGTCAAG GGATTTTGGCGGGGAAATGTCCCGGCATTGCTAATGGTTATGCCATATACAGCTATACAATTTACAGTTTTACATAAGTTGAAGACTTTTGTCTCTGGCTCTTCAAAGACAG AGAATCACATTCATTTGAGCCCTTATCTTTCATATGTCAGTGGAGCATTAGCTGGGTGTGCAGCTACAGTAGGTTCATATCCTTTTGATCTTCTCCGTACCATATTAGCATCTCAGGGGGAACCAAAG GTATATCCAACCATGAGATCAGCATTCATTGATATTGTTCGTACACGTGGATTCCAAGGCTTGTATTCTGGACTGTCCCCTACTCTAGTGGAGATTATACCTTATGCAGGCCTACAATTTGGCACGTATGATACATTTAAGCGTTGGGCCATG GCTTGGAATCATAGAGTTTCCAACACTGCTGTAGAAGACAATATCTCTAGCTTTCAGCTTTTCCTTTGTGGGTTAGCAGCTGGAACATGTGCCAAACTTGTCTGTCATCCACTTGATGTCGTCAAGAAAAGATTTCAG ATTGAAGGGCTTCAAAGACATCCAAGATATGGAGCTCGAGTTGAGCATCGTGCATACAGGAACATGTTCGATGCCATGCAACGGATATTGCGATTAGAGGGTTGGGCTGGTTTGTACAAGGGGATAATCCCATCTACTATTAAAGCTGCACCTGCTGGTGCTGTTACATTTGTTGCTTATGAGTTGACATCAGATTGGCTAGAGTCCGTTTTTAGTTGA
- the LOC114178705 gene encoding uncharacterized protein LOC114178705 isoform X1: MWVSLPAASSSSPSMEVDAVQVNDMNCNEEQAHGQSLSPEYSGVYDVFGEPEIFPRVGQQYQVQLPCLISKSDYHCYLRNPNEVDNSASALHKFRVGLPIPIIWIKDELENSRHNRQEKASKSDGVTNKNESSKQNCIKETSNDRGGDIVKAKLGPVDSTLVSEMTLGESGDSNMQQETEIEMLEKHSNKGHSLVPGSASDTWNEIEEASFILGLYIFGKNLVQVKRFIGNKNMGDILSFYYGKFYKSDKYQRWSGCRKTRSRKFIYGQKIFTGPRQQELLSRLLPMVSEECYNKLLEVSKAFAEGKMLLEDYVLTLKALVGLKALVEGVGVGKGKEDLTGLAMDSMKPTQAVTVRQEIPVGKACSMLTPPEIISFLTGDFRLSKARTSDLFWEAIWPRLLARGWHSEQPDSHNYAVAFKHSLVFLVPGVKKFSRKLVKGNHYFDSVSDVLCKVASDPELIELGTIADNDCTSKEGTGWAQDTKLDRENSPDQPRHCYLKVKTPNRSTDVMKFTVVDTSLASEMMKNVRELRSLPFEF, translated from the exons ATGTGGGTCTCGCTGCCTGCTGCTTCTTCCTCTTCTCCTTCCATGGAG GTGGATGCAGTACAAGTTAATGACATGAATTGTAATGAGGAGCAAGCACATGGGCAATCACTCTCTCCCGAATATTCTGGTGTTTATGATGTTTTTGGTGAGCCGGAAATATTTCCTCGGGTGGGTCAGCAGTACCAGGTTCAACTTCCTTGTTTAATTTCAAAATCTGACTATCACTGCTATCTAAGGAATCCAAACGAGGTAGATAACTCTGCAAGTGCTCTCCATAAGTTTCGAGTTGGATTACCGATCCCAATAATTTGGATTAAGGATGAACTTGAGAACAGTAGGCATAATCGGCAGGAAAAAGCCTCCAAGTCAGATGGAGTTACCAATAAAAATGaatcttcaaaacaaaattgtataAAAGAGACCTCTAATGATCGGGGGGGTGATATAGTAAAGGCTAAACTTGGGCCAGTGGACAGTACATTGGTCAGTGAAATGACATTGGGAGAATCGGGAGATTCCAATATGCAACAAGAAACAGAGATTGAGATGCTCGAGAAGCATAGTAATAAAGGTCATTCTTTAGTTCCTGGGTCTGCGAGTGACACCTGGAATGAAATTGAAGAGGCCAGTTTCATCCTTGGCTTGTATATATTTGGGAAGAACCTTGTTCAGGTGAAAAGATTTATTGGTAATAAGAACATGGGAGATATACTGTCATTCTATTATggaaaattttataaatctGACAAATATCAAAGATGGTCTGGATGCAGAAAAACGAGAAGTAGAAAATTCATTTATGGCCAAAAAATTTTCACAGGACCAAGGCAACAAGAGCTTTTGTCTCGATTACTACCAATGGTATCAGAGGAATGCTACAATAAGTTACTCGAG GTTTCCAAGGCGTTTGCAGAGGGAAAAATGCTTCTAGAAGACTATGTTTTGACTTTAAAGGCCTTAGTTGGGCTCAAAGCTCTTGTTGAAGGAGTAGGAGTTGGTAAGGGAAAAGAAGATCTTACGGGACTCGCTATGGATTCCATGAAGCCTACTCAAGCAGTAACTGTTCGCCAAGAAATACCAGTTGGCAAGGCATGTTCAATGCTTACACCTCCGGAAATAATAAGCTTTCTAACAGGTGATTTCAGATTAAGCAAAGCTCGAACAAGTGATCTATTCTGGGAAGCTATTTGGCCTCGTTTACTTGCCAGAGGTTGGCACTCAGAGCAGCCAGATAGTCATAACTATGCCGTTGCTTTTAAGCATTCTCTGGTCTTCCTTGTCCCTGGAGTTAAAAAATTTTCGAGGAAACTGGTGAAGGGAAATCACTATTTTGACTCTGTTAGTGATGTCTTGTGTAAAGTTGCTTCTGACCCTGAGCTAATTGAGCTTGGGACAATTGCAGATAATGATTGCACTAGCAAAGAGGGAACTGGTTGGGCACAAGATACAAAACTGGATCGTGAAAATTCCCCGGATCAACCACGCCACTGCTATCTCAAGGTAAAAACTCCAAACCGCAGCACAGATGTCATGAAATTTACTGTTGTGGACACAAGTCTGGCTAGTGAAATGATGAAGAATGTGAGAGAACTGAGAAGCTTGCCCTTTGAGTTTTAA
- the LOC114178705 gene encoding uncharacterized protein LOC114178705 isoform X2, translating to MNCNEEQAHGQSLSPEYSGVYDVFGEPEIFPRVGQQYQVQLPCLISKSDYHCYLRNPNEVDNSASALHKFRVGLPIPIIWIKDELENSRHNRQEKASKSDGVTNKNESSKQNCIKETSNDRGGDIVKAKLGPVDSTLVSEMTLGESGDSNMQQETEIEMLEKHSNKGHSLVPGSASDTWNEIEEASFILGLYIFGKNLVQVKRFIGNKNMGDILSFYYGKFYKSDKYQRWSGCRKTRSRKFIYGQKIFTGPRQQELLSRLLPMVSEECYNKLLEVSKAFAEGKMLLEDYVLTLKALVGLKALVEGVGVGKGKEDLTGLAMDSMKPTQAVTVRQEIPVGKACSMLTPPEIISFLTGDFRLSKARTSDLFWEAIWPRLLARGWHSEQPDSHNYAVAFKHSLVFLVPGVKKFSRKLVKGNHYFDSVSDVLCKVASDPELIELGTIADNDCTSKEGTGWAQDTKLDRENSPDQPRHCYLKVKTPNRSTDVMKFTVVDTSLASEMMKNVRELRSLPFEF from the exons ATGAATTGTAATGAGGAGCAAGCACATGGGCAATCACTCTCTCCCGAATATTCTGGTGTTTATGATGTTTTTGGTGAGCCGGAAATATTTCCTCGGGTGGGTCAGCAGTACCAGGTTCAACTTCCTTGTTTAATTTCAAAATCTGACTATCACTGCTATCTAAGGAATCCAAACGAGGTAGATAACTCTGCAAGTGCTCTCCATAAGTTTCGAGTTGGATTACCGATCCCAATAATTTGGATTAAGGATGAACTTGAGAACAGTAGGCATAATCGGCAGGAAAAAGCCTCCAAGTCAGATGGAGTTACCAATAAAAATGaatcttcaaaacaaaattgtataAAAGAGACCTCTAATGATCGGGGGGGTGATATAGTAAAGGCTAAACTTGGGCCAGTGGACAGTACATTGGTCAGTGAAATGACATTGGGAGAATCGGGAGATTCCAATATGCAACAAGAAACAGAGATTGAGATGCTCGAGAAGCATAGTAATAAAGGTCATTCTTTAGTTCCTGGGTCTGCGAGTGACACCTGGAATGAAATTGAAGAGGCCAGTTTCATCCTTGGCTTGTATATATTTGGGAAGAACCTTGTTCAGGTGAAAAGATTTATTGGTAATAAGAACATGGGAGATATACTGTCATTCTATTATggaaaattttataaatctGACAAATATCAAAGATGGTCTGGATGCAGAAAAACGAGAAGTAGAAAATTCATTTATGGCCAAAAAATTTTCACAGGACCAAGGCAACAAGAGCTTTTGTCTCGATTACTACCAATGGTATCAGAGGAATGCTACAATAAGTTACTCGAG GTTTCCAAGGCGTTTGCAGAGGGAAAAATGCTTCTAGAAGACTATGTTTTGACTTTAAAGGCCTTAGTTGGGCTCAAAGCTCTTGTTGAAGGAGTAGGAGTTGGTAAGGGAAAAGAAGATCTTACGGGACTCGCTATGGATTCCATGAAGCCTACTCAAGCAGTAACTGTTCGCCAAGAAATACCAGTTGGCAAGGCATGTTCAATGCTTACACCTCCGGAAATAATAAGCTTTCTAACAGGTGATTTCAGATTAAGCAAAGCTCGAACAAGTGATCTATTCTGGGAAGCTATTTGGCCTCGTTTACTTGCCAGAGGTTGGCACTCAGAGCAGCCAGATAGTCATAACTATGCCGTTGCTTTTAAGCATTCTCTGGTCTTCCTTGTCCCTGGAGTTAAAAAATTTTCGAGGAAACTGGTGAAGGGAAATCACTATTTTGACTCTGTTAGTGATGTCTTGTGTAAAGTTGCTTCTGACCCTGAGCTAATTGAGCTTGGGACAATTGCAGATAATGATTGCACTAGCAAAGAGGGAACTGGTTGGGCACAAGATACAAAACTGGATCGTGAAAATTCCCCGGATCAACCACGCCACTGCTATCTCAAGGTAAAAACTCCAAACCGCAGCACAGATGTCATGAAATTTACTGTTGTGGACACAAGTCTGGCTAGTGAAATGATGAAGAATGTGAGAGAACTGAGAAGCTTGCCCTTTGAGTTTTAA